From a single Calothrix sp. NIES-2098 genomic region:
- a CDS encoding outer membrane efflux protein has translation MNFTLFFVRSTWVAVAVAILMPTLAQSTDAATPPAVKQSQDITGTNPASNIDNLNPNPNPLQFPTKPEEVRIQRTVPLTLAQALELARRNNRTLQVAILQLQRSQSAVREAQAALLPNANLSTNLTNNGPGFSGGNSSTTSFNGQAQLNYDLYTSGNRQANIRAAEEQVRVDELNVENQSLVIGLNVSTQYYNLQGADEQVRINQAAVANAQASLRDTQARLQAGVGTQFDVLQAQVNLANAQQQLTLALSQQQIARRQFGTLLSLPQSVDVTAADPVRIAGLWPQTLEQTIVQAFQNRPELPQQLAQRNIAEQQRRQALSQLGPQIGVTGRYSLLDQFNDNISVADGYSVGLQANLTLFDGGAARARAAQSRANIAIAETNFASQRDQIRFDVEQFYFQLQSNLDNVQTSTVALEQAREALRIARLRFQAGVGTQTEVIAAENDLTRAEGNRVSAILDYNRALANLQRSVTSRAAR, from the coding sequence GCTTCAAACATCGATAATCTCAACCCGAATCCTAATCCTTTACAATTTCCTACCAAACCAGAGGAAGTGAGAATTCAGAGAACTGTACCTCTGACTTTGGCTCAGGCTTTGGAACTAGCAAGACGCAATAATCGAACATTGCAGGTAGCTATATTGCAGTTACAACGCAGCCAAAGCGCAGTCCGAGAAGCTCAGGCTGCTTTGTTACCTAATGCTAATCTTAGTACTAATTTAACTAACAACGGCCCTGGTTTTAGTGGTGGTAATTCATCAACTACATCCTTCAACGGTCAAGCACAACTCAACTATGACCTCTATACCTCCGGTAATCGCCAAGCTAATATCCGAGCAGCAGAAGAGCAGGTAAGAGTAGATGAATTGAATGTTGAAAATCAGTCTTTGGTAATTGGTTTAAATGTCTCCACCCAGTACTACAACTTGCAAGGAGCAGATGAACAAGTCCGAATTAATCAGGCTGCGGTAGCAAATGCTCAGGCTAGTTTACGCGATACGCAAGCTAGACTTCAAGCTGGAGTAGGTACGCAATTCGATGTTCTGCAAGCGCAAGTTAATTTAGCTAACGCACAACAACAGCTAACTCTTGCTCTTTCACAGCAGCAAATTGCGCGTCGTCAGTTTGGCACGCTATTAAGTCTGCCACAGTCGGTTGATGTCACGGCAGCCGATCCTGTGAGAATAGCGGGTCTTTGGCCGCAAACACTCGAACAAACTATTGTGCAAGCTTTTCAAAATCGCCCTGAATTGCCCCAACAGTTAGCACAACGCAATATTGCCGAACAACAACGTCGTCAGGCGCTTTCACAACTAGGGCCACAAATAGGCGTGACTGGTAGGTATAGTTTACTAGATCAATTCAACGATAATATTAGCGTTGCTGATGGTTATTCAGTGGGACTGCAAGCAAATTTAACTTTGTTTGATGGTGGAGCAGCAAGAGCAAGAGCAGCTCAATCAAGAGCTAATATTGCGATCGCAGAAACAAACTTTGCTAGTCAACGCGACCAAATTCGCTTTGATGTAGAACAGTTCTATTTTCAATTGCAATCTAATCTAGATAATGTGCAGACTTCTACGGTCGCCTTAGAACAAGCTAGAGAAGCTTTGCGGATAGCCAGGTTGAGATTCCAAGCTGGTGTTGGTACGCAAACAGAGGTGATTGCTGCCGAAAACGACCTGACAAGAGCAGAAGGTAATCGAGTTTCAGCTATCTTAGATTACAATCGCGCTTTGGCTAATTTACAGCGTTCTGTTACTTCCAGAGCTGCACGTTAG